One part of the Lemur catta isolate mLemCat1 chromosome 13, mLemCat1.pri, whole genome shotgun sequence genome encodes these proteins:
- the LOC123648974 gene encoding olfactory receptor 2L3-like, whose amino-acid sequence MEYYNQTSTDFILLGLFPSSRIGLFLFILIVLIFLMALIGNQSMILLIILDPHLHTPMYFLLSQLSLIDINYISTIVPKMASGFLSGNKSISFIGCGVQSFFFLTLGGAEALLLTSMAYDPYVAICFPLHYPVCMSKRVCVLMITGSWIIGSINSCAHTTYALHIPYCRSRAINHFFCDVPAMLTLACMNTWVYECTVFVSTTLFLVFPFIVIACSYGRILLALYRMHSAEGRKKAYSICGTHLTVVTFYYAPFAYTYLRPRSLRSATEDKALAVFFTILTPMLNPIIYSLRNREVMGALRRVGQRIRSVKM is encoded by the coding sequence ATGGAGTATTATAATCAGACATCAACTGATTTCATCTTATTGGGGCTATTCCCATCATCAAGAATTGGccttttcctcttcattctcatagttctcattttcctaatggctCTAATTGGCAACCAATCCATGATCCTCCTCATCATCCTGGATCCCCACCTCCATACACCCATGTATTTCTTACTTAGTCAGCTCTCCCTCATTGACATCAACTACATCTCTACCATTGTCCCGAAGATGGCTTCTGGTTTTCTGTCTGGAAACAAGTCCATCTCCTTCATCGGATGTGGGGTTCAGAGTTTCTTCTTCCTGACGTTAGGAGGTGCAGAAGCACTGCTCCTGACATCTATGGCCTATGATCCTTATGTGGCTATTTGCTTTCCTCTGCACTATCCCGTCTGTATGAGCAAAAGAGTGTGTGTGCTGATGATAACAGGATCTTGGATAATAGGGTCGATCAACTCCTGTGCCCACACTACATATGCACTCCATATCCCTTATTGCCGATCAAGGGCCATTAATCATTTCTTCTGTGATGTCCCAGCCATGTTGACTCTGGCCTGCATGAACACATGGGTCTATGAATGCACAGTGTTTGTGAGCACCACcctctttcttgtctttccttttattgttATTGCCTGTTCCTATGGTCGGATTCTCCTTGCTCTCTACCGCATGCACTCAgcagaaggcaggaagaaggcCTATTCAATCTGTGGCACCCACCTCACCGTGGTGACTTTCTACTATGCTCCCTTTGCTTACACCTACCTACGCCCAAGATCCCTCCGATCTGCAACAGAGGACAAGGCTCTGGCTGTTTTCTTCACCATCCTCACCCCGATGCTCAACCCTATCATCTACAGCCTAAGAAACAGGGAGGTGATGGGGGCCCTGAGACGAGTGGGTCAGAGAATCCGCTCTGTGAAAATGTAG